One window of the Sparus aurata chromosome 17, fSpaAur1.1, whole genome shotgun sequence genome contains the following:
- the usf2l gene encoding upstream stimulatory factor 2 isoform X2 codes for MDMLEQSLDNASHEKQEEEVVQTSEDGTGEEQTAVTIASVQQAAAFGDHNIQYQFRTEGGQVTYRVVQVTDQHLDGRDDGGGAVSVVSTAAFTGAPQAVAQAVIQNPFSNGGSPAGEAVGGETRFAYFPATAVSDGTVSVQAATDPTLTQAGGQFYVMMTPPDVIQTGTQRTIAPRTQPYPAKMDGPRTPRDERRRAQHNEVERRRRDKINNWIVTLSKIIPDCSMDSTKTGASKGGILSKACDYIRELRQSNQRLQESLKEVERIQVDNELCRQQIEELKNENALLRAQLQQHGIEMVGETPPQ; via the exons ATGGATATGCTTGAACAGAGTCTGGACAACGCAAG CCACGAAAAGCAAGAAGAAGAGGTTGTCCAGACATCTGAAG ACGGAACAGGAGAAGAGCAGACAGCTGTTACGATAGCCAGTGTTCAGCAGGCTGCAGCGTTTGGTGACCATAACATACAGTATCAGTTCCGCACTGAAGGTGGTCAG gtgaCGTATCGTGTTGTTCAGGTGACTGATCAGCACCTTGATGGAAGAGATGACGGGGGAGGAGCAGTGAGTGTCGTCTCCACAGCCGCCTTCACTGGGGCTCCTCAGGCCGTGGCTCAG GCTGTGATCCAAAACCCTTTCAGTAATGGAGGAAGCCCAGCAGGAGAGGCAGTGGGAGGCGAGACGCGCTTCGCTTACTTCCCCGCGACCGCGGTGAGCGATGGGACTGTGTCTGTGCAGGCCGCCACGGAtcccacactcacacaggcaGGGG GTCAGTTTTATGTGATGATGACCCCCCCTGATGTCATTCAGACTGGCACGCAACGAACCATTGCCCCGCGCACACAGCCCTACCCTGC gAAAATGGACGGACCGCGAACACCCAGAGATGAAAGAAGAAGAGCGCAACATAATGAAG TTGAGAGGCGGCGGAGAGATAAGATCAACAACTGGATTGTCACTCTTTCCAAGATCATCCCAGACTGCAGTATGGACAGCACCAAGACTGGAGCA AGCAAAGGAGGCATTCTGTCTAAAGCGTGCGACTACATCCGAGAGCTGAGGCAAAGCAACCAGCGGCTGCAGGAGAGTCTGAAGGAAGTGGAGAGGATACAAGTGGACAATGAGCTGTGCAGGCAGCAG ATTGAAGAGCTGAAGAATGAGAATGCTTTGCTCCGAGCGCAGCTCCAGCAGCACGGCATCGAGATGGTTGGAGAGACGCCACCGCAGTGA
- the hamp gene encoding hepcidin-1, which translates to MKAFSIAVAVTLVLAFICILESSAVPLNGVQELEEAGSNDTPVAAHQEMSMESWMMPSRVREKRQSHISMCYYCCNCCRANKGCGYCCKF; encoded by the exons ATGAAGGCATTCAGCATTGCAGTTGCAGTGACACTCGTGCTTGCCTTTATTTGCATTCTGGAGAGCTCTGCCGTCCCATTGAACGGG GTGcaagagctggaggaggcagGGAGCAATGACACTCCAGTTGCGGCACATCAAGAAATGTCAATGGAATCGTGGATG ATGCCGAGTCGCGTCAGGGAGAAGCGTCAGAGCCACATCTCCATGTGCTACTACTGCTGCAACTGCTGCAGGGCCAACAAGGGCTGCGGCTACTGCTGCAAGTTCTGA
- the etfb gene encoding electron transfer flavoprotein subunit beta, translating to MSGRVLVGVKRVIDYAVKIRVKPDNSSVVTDGVKHSMNPFCEIAVEEAVKLKEKKLIKEVVAVSCGPQQAQETIRTALAMGADRGIHVEVTGKDYETLGPLQVSKIMAALAKKEDAQLVILGKQAIDDDCNQTGQMTAALLDWPQGTFASEVSFDGDKIKVVREIDGGLETIKIKTPAVVTADLRLNTPRYATLPNIMKAKKKKIANVKPADLGVDLTSRLEVVRVDEPPQRQAGVKVETVDDLVGKLKEAGTV from the exons ATGTCTGGTCGTGTTCTCGTTGGAGTTAAGCGTGTCATTGACTACGCAGTAAAG ATTCGTGTGAAGCCAGACAACAGCAGCGTGGTGACGGATGGCGTGAAGCACTCAATGAACCCCTTCTGTGAGATCGCTGTGGAGGAGGCGGTCAagctgaaggagaagaagcttATTAAGGAGGTGGTGGCTGTCAGCTGCGGGCCACAGCAAGCACAG GAGACCATCCGTACTGCCCTTGCCATGGGAGCAGACCGCGGCATTCATGTGGAAGTGACGGGGAAAGACTATGAAACCCTGGGCCCCCTGCAGGTCTCCAAGATCATGGCTGCTTTGGCCAAGAAGGAGGATGCTCAATTGGTCATCCTTGGCAAACAG GCCATCGATGATGACTGCAATCAAACAGGCCAGATGACAGCAGCCTTACTGGACTGGCCTCAG GGTACTTTTGCATCAGAGGTGTCATTTGATGGAGACAAGATTAAAGTGGTGCGAGAGATCGATGGGGGGCTGGAAACTATTAAGATCAAAACACCTGCAGTGGTCACCGCAGACCTTCGACTCAACACCCCCCGATATGCCACCCTGCCTAATATCATG aaagccaagaagaagaagatcgcTAACGTGAAGCCTGCAGACTTAGGAGTGGACCTCACATCACGGTTGGAGGTGGTGAGAGTGGATGAGCCCCCACAGAGACAGGCGGGGGTGAAGGTGGAGACGGTGGACGACCTGGTGGGCAAACTGAAGGAGGCAGGGACGGTGTAG
- the usf2l gene encoding upstream stimulatory factor 2 isoform X1 yields MDMLEQSLDNASHEKQEEEVVQTSEDGTGEEQTAVTIASVQQAAAFGDHNIQYQFRTEGGQVTYRVVQVTDQHLDGRDDGGGAVSVVSTAAFTGAPQAVAQAVIQNPFSNGGSPAGEAVGGETRFAYFPATAVSDGTVSVQAATDPTLTQAGGQFYVMMTPPDVIQTGTQRTIAPRTQPYPADENELLQHEGLNWKMDGPRTPRDERRRAQHNEVERRRRDKINNWIVTLSKIIPDCSMDSTKTGASKGGILSKACDYIRELRQSNQRLQESLKEVERIQVDNELCRQQIEELKNENALLRAQLQQHGIEMVGETPPQ; encoded by the exons ATGGATATGCTTGAACAGAGTCTGGACAACGCAAG CCACGAAAAGCAAGAAGAAGAGGTTGTCCAGACATCTGAAG ACGGAACAGGAGAAGAGCAGACAGCTGTTACGATAGCCAGTGTTCAGCAGGCTGCAGCGTTTGGTGACCATAACATACAGTATCAGTTCCGCACTGAAGGTGGTCAG gtgaCGTATCGTGTTGTTCAGGTGACTGATCAGCACCTTGATGGAAGAGATGACGGGGGAGGAGCAGTGAGTGTCGTCTCCACAGCCGCCTTCACTGGGGCTCCTCAGGCCGTGGCTCAG GCTGTGATCCAAAACCCTTTCAGTAATGGAGGAAGCCCAGCAGGAGAGGCAGTGGGAGGCGAGACGCGCTTCGCTTACTTCCCCGCGACCGCGGTGAGCGATGGGACTGTGTCTGTGCAGGCCGCCACGGAtcccacactcacacaggcaGGGG GTCAGTTTTATGTGATGATGACCCCCCCTGATGTCATTCAGACTGGCACGCAACGAACCATTGCCCCGCGCACACAGCCCTACCCTGC AGATGAAAACGAGCTGCTGCAACATGAAGGTTTAAACTG gAAAATGGACGGACCGCGAACACCCAGAGATGAAAGAAGAAGAGCGCAACATAATGAAG TTGAGAGGCGGCGGAGAGATAAGATCAACAACTGGATTGTCACTCTTTCCAAGATCATCCCAGACTGCAGTATGGACAGCACCAAGACTGGAGCA AGCAAAGGAGGCATTCTGTCTAAAGCGTGCGACTACATCCGAGAGCTGAGGCAAAGCAACCAGCGGCTGCAGGAGAGTCTGAAGGAAGTGGAGAGGATACAAGTGGACAATGAGCTGTGCAGGCAGCAG ATTGAAGAGCTGAAGAATGAGAATGCTTTGCTCCGAGCGCAGCTCCAGCAGCACGGCATCGAGATGGTTGGAGAGACGCCACCGCAGTGA